The Bifidobacterium sp. WK012_4_13 genome contains the following window.
CGCTGTCCACCTTGACTCGTTCGCAGTCAGCGCTGAGCACGACGTCTCCGCTGACCGTGTTCGCGTCCACGCTGCCGTGATGATTGCGCGCCTCGACCTTTCCGCTGACATTGTCAAGGTGCAGATGCCCCGAGAGCCCGTCAGAGAGCACCGTGCCGCTCACCGTTTCGATCTTTGCGCCATGGGACAGTCCGCTGACCAGAGTGTCGCCACGCACGGCTGCAAGACGAAGCGCCACCTTTCTCGGAACGAGCAGACTGACGTCAGCGTTGATGTGTCCGTATTCCCTGAACCAGCTCTTGCCAAAGAGATGGACGTTCCATCGTCCTCTCACACTGGGATGGCTGATGCTGAGCTTCCCGCCGTCGAGCCGTATGTCGACCGATTCGGAACGGACGTTGGCGATCTCAAGCCTTGCACGGGGACTGTCATTGCCAATGACGTCCACACGACCGCAGACCAGTTCAATGATTACCGAATCAAGATCCTCGAAATCAAATGTCTTGCTCTGACCAGGCTCTACGACCCATTGCTCACGCTGCGAATCATCCATATCCATCATCGTCGTCCTTTCACGATATATCGCGTTTATGAACAGCGTAACACGATATATCGCGTTTGGCCACTCGGCGCCTCGTGTGTTTGGCACTGCGCATGCCCAGGCTGTGCTCCACCGCCGTGGGCATCACGCCAAGCTAAGTTTGGAACAATCCATCATCACGATTCAAAGGAACGC
Protein-coding sequences here:
- a CDS encoding DUF4097 domain-containing protein, whose product is MMDMDDSQREQWVVEPGQSKTFDFEDLDSVIIELVCGRVDVIGNDSPRARLEIANVRSESVDIRLDGGKLSISHPSVRGRWNVHLFGKSWFREYGHINADVSLLVPRKVALRLAAVRGDTLVSGLSHGAKIETVSGTVLSDGLSGHLHLDNVSGKVEARNHHGSVDANTVSGDVVLSADCERVKVDSVSGDLYLDAFGAPTSIDFNSVSGNASIRLASQVRLRCDVNSISGRVQVGGQTYKTSMSKGFKYEDGPYDGSPLSVGMGSVSGKLRVVRREDDEPVRGEKVGEHQ